In Mastomys coucha isolate ucsf_1 unplaced genomic scaffold, UCSF_Mcou_1 pScaffold9, whole genome shotgun sequence, the genomic window ACAAACTCCCTGACCCTCTGGATCTTATAAACTTTCCATCTTATCTTCAGCAATGGTTCCTGAGCTCTTAGACACAGGAATTATTTTATGGATATATCCCTTTGGATTAGGCTTCAAacatctgcattttgattggttgtgacTTTCTGCAATGGTCTCTgtctattgaaaagaaaaatttccttgAGCCATGAAGAGTACAGTTATCTATGAGTTTAGGACGATTTAAAATATAGATGATGGGTTCTATCACAATTTAGTAAAGTTATGGATGTAGGTTATTCTCTAAATTCAATGACTTCACTAGGCCTGAGTAACCTAAGTTTCCAGTTCCAGGCATGTGTTACCTCTTTGTGAActgtcttaagtccaattagagagctattgCTTACCACCAAGGTATGCATACCATTACTGCACCCTTAAGGCTATTATTATGTCCAGATAACAGGAATTTATgactgttggttgcttccctTCTTTGGAAGCTTGCTTTGTAACTCCTGATACTGTGAAAGCTAGTCTTTAGTGAGGAGGCAAGTCAAGTCAGTTCCAGCTCCAGGACCCCTGGATCTTGCATCTGAAATGCATGATATCTTTAGGAACAGGGACTTACATCCACCTCTGGGTGACAGCCAATGGCAATAGCAATAGTCGTCTTTCCAAGTCTGGGTTACTGCAATTAatatgatgttttctagttccatccatttacctgcaatgtttgtattttcatatttctttacacCAAATTAGTATTTCATAGTGTCTATGTACCATACTTTCATTATCTGTTTGTTCATTGAAGTACATTTAGGTTAGTtccatttcttcagtcttttgAATAGAGCAACAATGAACTTGGCTGTCCAAGTATCTGTGAAGTAGAATGTTGAGTGTTTTGGGCATATGCTATGACACACATATCCTACCATGGGCCCCATCCAGCCACATGTACCGATACACTCCATCAGATCTGCCCACACAGTCCAAGTTTATACCAGGAGGCACAATCTATACACTTGCCCAGTCTCTACTGTCCACCTGACTTCATCCCATACAAACCATTTCCATATTATCATGGCAGTATGCAAAAAATTTGTTGAAGCAAGGTGGCCAGACCAAGCCAGGGCACTGGAATAGGACCTGGGCTTGATCTACCAGGTTTGAAAAGATTCATAGAATAGGGCTTCAATGGAATAGAGCCTGAAGATTGTCCAGGAGCTGGATGAGTGGAAACACTGGATATGGCATCTCAcggacttttaaaatattttatttatattagctccttaaaatgttttatacaaTACATTTGATTGTATTATCCTCTCCTCCCAACTCCCCCTaaatctgtttctctttttcctgctTACTTAGTTTTGTGTACAATTTAAAACATACATTGTAGAGCCAGAGAGGGAGCAGCTCTGGATGAGAGGGCTGGTGGGAAGGAACTGACTGGGATGGTGAAAAAGGAAACCAACTAAGATACATTGTATGAGGAAAAACATTTtgcacaaaagggaaaaaaagtgtttaaaaagtGTTAAAAATATTGCAATATAGACAGCATTCCTCTACTATAATAAAATGGATACTTGGAGAATCTCTTCCCCAACATCACTATCAcaaccacctccaccaccaccacaacaacaacaaaaaaggcatcAGGTGTAGAAAGAAATAACCTTGTACATTTAACCCTTTAGTACTATAAGTATGAAAAGAAATTTTGATTTTTGCTGGACTTTTCTGACCATTTTTATTAAACTGAATTAAgtgcattcttttttcttaagatttatttaatgtatgtgagtacatggtTGCTGTtgtcagacacaccaaaagagggcgtcagatcccattacagacaggtgtgagccaccatgtgcttgctgggaattgaacctctggaagagcagtcagtgctcttaaccactaagctatctttccccacctccccacctccccaccttaCCCCTGGAAGTGCATTCTTATTAAATAGAAAACGCATGGGTAGAGCCCAAGCCATTCAGTTGTTGAATACATTTCGTTAATAAAGACTGTCAtgtcatttgaattttttaaaaaaaaaccaacacacaaatatatgctaTAATTGATGCTACCAATACACTCTTGATTGAGTGGCTTTCCACTAAACTGGCATCATCCACAAGGGGGCTGAACCTTTGACGttaactgattctccctctcccagctgtTATCAATTTTAATAGCTTCATACCTAAAAGgatttaaaaactcatttaaaatatcACAGATGTTCACAAAAATTACATCAACAATTATATTAGTAaacataaacaaagtaaaagtaaatagGTTAATTATGGAAATAGATATGCTGACATAGATCAGATAAATTTTCAGCAttagttttataaaatgataGAACTTACCTCACACAtgctatgttttttttaaattttaaactattcAAGTTATGACTTCTCTTTATGTGTAAATAGATAAATTACCAGCTTTGTGTAACTAGCCCCTAACTTTTTCCATTATACGTATCACATTTTATGAGATGCATTTAAATGCTACTGGTTTTTCAAGATCTTCTCCAAAATGCTCTAAGGCATCTCTATCAGATTCTAGTCAAAAGAGAGAGCACACAATTATTAATCAAACAGACTATTTAacctgaagtaaaaaaaaaaacacagtagaTATTAACTGTtagaatacataaaagaaaaatgtaaagattgCCTAAGGCTTCAGGAGAGACCCAAGGAAGGAACAATCTCAGTTAGATGACATCCTGTCCAAGGGGGAGTTTCAGAGCTCTTGCGAAAGGGTGTCAATGTGAACTTATAGAGGAAGAAATTATGTGTCTTGACCTTGGCATGAATAGTACAGAAAAGTTAAGTATATTTCTAAAAAGTTCTGTGAAGAGTTGGgaataaaaaaatgttcttgaGTTACATGAAATCTCTCTGACATTGATCAGAAGAAATTACTAGAAATACAGATAAACACTCAATTTTTCAATTGCAAATAAAGCTTGTTTGCAAGTTATACAAGAATATGTGAAAACAAttcataaaaatggaagaaacttAGAGTTCTCTAATtcaaattttccttcttttccagtGCTAACAAAAGTTCTAACTCCTTTCTTTAGTACTTATTGGCCTTGAAAATATTAACTGTAGTTTCAAGGATAAAAAAGTATCAAACGAGAGTAAGTTCATTGTAAATTGTATTCTCTGCACAAAGTAAAGACTAATGCTAATGGTAGTCTCTGTcatttatgaattaaaatatttggaaaactaAATTTAAAGTCAACTCAAATCAATATTAGTAAATCCTATAATTATTTCTGAATCCCTGGGAAGAAATTTTCTCAGTGGTACAAATCATCAAATGGGTACATGCTTAACATTAGCTTTTTatcactttattttgtttttaagtccaCTGAGAAACTTGTATTTGGTCCAAATGTAGAGTTGGAAAGCTATTTATATGATGGTTTTAAAAGCTGATGTAGAAATAGTTATTTAGAttcctgtggatttttttttactgctaataatttaaaatgcaaaaacaatCACTCTAATTAATCTCTTTACATGAAAAATTGAAATACATGATATGGATTATGGAACAACTCATATGCTAAAGTGTGATTATAGGAAAATTATTCCACTTAGGTTTAATTGATACTCTGGGAGCATACTCTTAACTAAGAATCCTATTTGTACTCATGCGCTATTATCATAAATCAGTAGACTGGCGAGCCACTGAACTTCAGAGAAGCAAGCCATACAGTCTTAAAGTCATTGCATGTAGTTTGCAGACACTTCTCTAAAAAAACTAATAAGATAAAAGTCCTAAATTTATCTCCAGTAAAGATTTGAATCCACATTtgtaggtgttttgttttcttctggtttGGGTTTATAGATCATACTTACATTTACCTATTACCAAAACAATTAGTACATACATACTATTCtgaattttttcttgttttatttcttccattaatAATCAAACACATTGTACCTTTTTCTTTGGAGCAAGGATACGAAACTTTTGCCTAGTTAATAACTATAAAAACACTGGCTAATATCCATCAAtcttttctatattatatattttatttactctactgtataaaaatatttgtaggtAGACAATTGTTTGAATAATTTGAGTTTTACTTCAATAAAGGGAAATCCTTGCTACAAATGGCATTTCAGCTACTTTGTGAGGTCTGAGGTAGTGGGCAGCAATTTTTCCCATGACAGCTTTCATGTCTCTATTTCTTAGTGTATAAATAATGGGATTAAGGATGGGagtgaaaactgtataaaatacAGCAAGAATTTTATCCACAGGATAGGTAGTAAATGGCCACACATAAATGAAGATGCAAGGTCCAAAGAATAATACTACCACCATGATGTGAGCAGCCAGTGTAGAAAATGCCTTGGCCATGGCAGCAGAGGACTTGAACCAAACTGTGACAAGAATTATGACATAGGAGCTCaccaagagagagaaagtgcTTAAGGAAAGAATTCCACTGTTTACTACAATAAGTATCTCAGTAATGTATGAGTCAATGCAGGCAAGTTTGACCACTCGAGGAAGGTCACAAAAAAAGCTGTCTACTTCATTGGGTCCACAAAATGCCAGTTTTACAGTAAATGATAACTGACTCAATGTATGTACCAAGCCCACGGCCCAGGAGATCACTACCAAGGCAGTACATGTAGTTTGGTTCATGATGATCATATAATGTAGAGGTTTGCATATGGCCACATATCTATCAAAGGCCATGGAGACGAGGATCACCATCTCCCCTCCTGTAAAgagatgaatgaaaaaaatttgGGCTATGCAGCCACTGAATGATATAGTCTTGTGTTCACTCAGAAAGTCTACAATCATTTTAGGTGTAGCGAAAGAGGCCTGACAAATGTCAAAAAAGGAAAGGTTTCCCAAGAGGAAATACATTGGTGAGTGCAGGCTGCTGTCAGAAGTCACGGCTATGATGATGAGAAGATTCCCTAATATGATGACAATATACAatgcagagaagaaaacaaagtagaaaatctGAAGTTCCCGAGAACTAGAGAGTCCGAGTAACACAAACTCTGACACCACTGAATAATTGGTGTTATCCATGGATTCAGGCCACAGACTTGCACCAAAACAACCttaaagaagaggaagcaaaagGATATTAgaactatgaaaaatattttaatgcaaagGACTCTCAGACATCTAGAATAAGTCttatttactaaatacaaaatataaataccaAACATTTGAACAACCATGCCAACAAATCCAAACAGACAGAAGGAGCTTATAAAAGTATCTAAATAATGCTTGATAATTTGATCAAGAAATGGGAGAATGGGCACAAAGTCCCAGATCTAGTAGAGGCACTATTAATAATGAATAGCTGTGAGGAGAGAATGAAGTTAACTTTCTTTAACAAAGTAGCCTCCAGAAAGTGGACCCTGTTCCAGTGGAAGGGAACATATTAAACACTATATAGATGGCATAAACTGGACTTGATGCACTTTAAAGAAAAGGACATATAAAAGGGGTGGGGTAGGTAGGGAAGGGACAGGGGATCTggaaggacttgggggagggatttgtatgatcaaaatacattgtataaaattcctaataaactaataaaaacttTCATTAACATTGGTAAAAACTTTTACATTTATGAACAGATTTATCAGTTACATACAAGGAAATAATTCATTCAAATGCTGATCTGTTTTAAAAAGATGGGAGAACTGCAGGACTAAAGACTAGAAGACTGGAAGAATGACTTACAACTTAATTCTTCAAAGTAGTTTTCTAGAATGAGCAAAAAAGTAAGACACAGATCTAGAGTCACTTTCTATCATTAATTTTACTAAAGTCTTAAGTACAGCATTTGATTTAACTCTCTTAGGGACATACAGAACTTTGTAGCTGTTTTGTTATATAAATTAACACTGGTTAGTTTAGGTTATTCTCTTTTTTAACTCTTCATATTTAAAAGTGTGCATACCTACTTTACAGAAAGTAGTATAGTTTACATGTGATGATGTATGAAATTTTATTATAAGATTAGTTGTATTATAATGGCCTTCTTAATCAATtaaaatttctataataaaacatataattaaaatgtccAACTATTGCTGAAGAGTTTTATACACTCTAGATGATTCCTACTAAGAAGAAACTGTTCAGTACAAATTGTGTTGACCtatatttcttaatatatctGTCAATTACTAACCACAAATCTTTAATAAGTGACATTATTATTTAGTTTATCCAAAATGTGTTTTTACTTGATTGCTCATGAATAATACCTacacttacattttatttacctATAAAAATTAGTTTCAGGATTAATATGTTATCCTTGATCAGTGACTAGTGATTTCTATGAGTAGtagctttggtgtgtgtgtgtacttgtatgtgagGATGGGATGTTTTCTTACTTCCCTGTAACTCACCAAGAATGCTATATTGGTTGACCATCAAGTCTCAGGGATCCACCTATTTTTGTCTCCTTATCACTGTAATTAAAATTGTGGAGCATcatactgacatttttttttaaaacataggtt contains:
- the LOC116084615 gene encoding olfactory receptor 4K5-like codes for the protein MDNTNYSVVSEFVLLGLSSSRELQIFYFVFFSALYIVIILGNLLIIIAVTSDSSLHSPMYFLLGNLSFFDICQASFATPKMIVDFLSEHKTISFSGCIAQIFFIHLFTGGEMVILVSMAFDRYVAICKPLHYMIIMNQTTCTALVVISWAVGLVHTLSQLSFTVKLAFCGPNEVDSFFCDLPRVVKLACIDSYITEILIVVNSGILSLSTFSLLVSSYVIILVTVWFKSSAAMAKAFSTLAAHIMVVVLFFGPCIFIYVWPFTTYPVDKILAVFYTVFTPILNPIIYTLRNRDMKAVMGKIAAHYLRPHKVAEMPFVARISLY